A single region of the Salvia miltiorrhiza cultivar Shanhuang (shh) chromosome 8, IMPLAD_Smil_shh, whole genome shotgun sequence genome encodes:
- the LOC131001084 gene encoding AT-hook motif nuclear-localized protein 20-like, with translation MSSKREMEPKDGGGGSSSRGEDDDDKDGGDEPKEGAVEVGTRRPRGRPPGSKNKPKPPIFVTRDSPNALRSHVMEVAGGTDVAESIAHFARRRQRGVCVLSGSGSVANVTIRQPTAPSAAVVLQGRFEILSLTGAFLPGPAPPGATGLTVYLAGGQGQVVGGSVVGPLVAAGPVMVIAATFANATYERLPLEEEEEAGGSAQGGGGGATVDSPPGMAQQPHHGMADPSNLPIYNLTPNLMANGGHLNHDAYAWAHPRPSY, from the coding sequence ATGAGCAGCAAGCGTGAGATGGAGCCCaaggacggcggcggcggaagcaGCAGCCGCGGCGAGGACGACGATGACAAAGACGGCGGCGACGAGCCCAAGGAGGGCGCTGTCGAGGTGGGCACGCGCCGCCCCCGCGGAAGACCTCCCGGTTCGAAGAACAAGCCCAAACCTCCGATCTTCGTGACTCGGGACAGCCCTAACGCCCTCCGCAGCCACGTCATGGAGGTGGCTGGCGGCACCGACGTGGCCGAGAGCATCGCCCACTTCGCCCGCCGCCGCCAGCGTGGCGTCTGCGTGCTCAGCGGCAGCGGCTCGGTGGCCAACGTCACCATCCGCCAGCCGACCGCCCCGAGCGCTGCGGTCGTGCTGCAGGGCCGGTTCGAGATTCTATCTTTAACCGGGGCCTTCCTGCCCGGACCGGCCCCGCCCGGGGCAACCGGTCTGACGGTGTACCTGGCGGGCGGGCAGGGGCAGGTGGTCGGGGGCAGCGTGGTGGGCCCGCTGGTCGCTGCCGGGCCGGTCATGGTGATCGCGGCCACCTTCGCTAACGCTACCTATGAGAGATTGCCGCtcgaagaggaggaggaggccggcggctccgcTCAGGGGGGAGGAGGTGGCGCCACCGTGGATTCACCGCCGGGAATGGCGCAGCAGCCGCATCATGGGATGGCTGATCCATCAAATTTGCCAATTTATAATTTGACACCCAATTTAATGGCAAATGGAGGGCATTTGAATCATGATGCATATGCTTGGGCTCATCCTAGACCTTCATATTGA